Proteins encoded in a region of the Methanobacterium petrolearium genome:
- a CDS encoding acetate--CoA ligase family protein produces the protein MLEMFNAKSVAVIGASGTKGKIGYDVMKSLLNYYDGKIVPVNPKGGSVLGLQAYKSIKDHGPVDLVVIVIPAHLIPATVEECGEIGIKNVVVISAGFKEVDTEGARLENQLVEICKKYQIKLVGPNCLGIMDTYNDLNASFSSDIAHKGKISFMTQSGAIMAAILDYADKKNIGFSRIVSLGNKAVINENDCMKDFMEDENTEVITAYLEGIVDGQGFIDACRAASHKKPVLVIKSGTTSKGSEAVSSHTGTIAGSDSAYEAAFSQCGIIRVNSLDEMMDYSSAMALAPLPKGKRIAIITNAGGPAIMTTDVAIKVGLELAELTTETKEKLNEGLPDTASIKNPVDILGDATPERYAFTLETVLEDPNVDGVIYMVTPQSVTDPEGIAKIAANHAKTAEKPILTSFFGGTRFEGAEKLLAKEEVPNYLYPKRAVKSMKKLYDYTIIREQEYPKSPEFDADKNLVRNIIENAREQGKNTLGLESLDILKAYGIPTVGTAMTSTLEETVQAAEEIGYPLVMKIISPQISHKSDVGGIKLNLNNAQEVRAAYQDMMENIPKMEPEAVLEGVQLQKMLSGGTEVIIGMIQDPTFGSMLMFGLGGIYVEVLEDVEFAIAPVNESEAKTMIKKIKTHELLEGTRGAKPKDIDSIVDIILRISQMVTDFPEINEFEINPLMVFDEGDGALAVDMRAVLKEGESEDLLQSSPRSSSMESTTM, from the coding sequence ATGCTGGAAATGTTCAATGCAAAATCAGTTGCCGTAATAGGGGCATCAGGAACAAAGGGTAAAATCGGTTACGACGTGATGAAATCCCTTTTGAATTATTATGACGGGAAAATAGTCCCAGTAAACCCGAAAGGTGGTAGTGTACTTGGATTACAGGCATACAAATCCATTAAAGACCATGGTCCAGTGGATCTGGTGGTCATAGTCATACCTGCACATCTGATCCCAGCGACAGTTGAAGAATGTGGAGAAATTGGAATAAAAAACGTTGTGGTGATCTCAGCAGGGTTCAAAGAGGTTGACACTGAAGGAGCTCGTCTGGAAAACCAGTTAGTGGAAATATGCAAAAAATATCAGATTAAACTGGTTGGCCCTAACTGTCTGGGTATTATGGACACCTACAATGATCTCAACGCATCATTCTCCTCAGACATTGCCCATAAAGGTAAAATATCCTTCATGACCCAATCAGGAGCCATCATGGCCGCTATCCTTGATTATGCTGATAAAAAGAACATAGGATTCTCCAGAATTGTCAGTCTGGGAAACAAGGCAGTGATCAATGAAAATGATTGTATGAAAGATTTCATGGAAGATGAAAACACCGAAGTGATAACTGCCTACCTGGAAGGTATTGTTGATGGCCAGGGTTTCATTGATGCCTGCAGAGCCGCCTCCCATAAAAAACCAGTTCTGGTTATAAAGTCAGGAACAACATCCAAGGGATCAGAAGCAGTTTCCTCCCACACTGGAACCATAGCAGGCTCTGACTCAGCATACGAAGCAGCATTTTCCCAGTGCGGAATCATACGTGTGAACTCCCTGGACGAAATGATGGATTACAGTAGTGCCATGGCACTAGCACCACTCCCTAAGGGGAAAAGAATAGCCATAATCACCAATGCCGGTGGTCCAGCCATTATGACTACTGATGTTGCCATAAAAGTCGGACTGGAACTTGCCGAACTAACCACAGAAACCAAAGAAAAACTCAACGAAGGATTACCTGACACAGCCAGTATTAAAAACCCAGTGGATATTCTGGGTGATGCCACTCCTGAAAGATACGCCTTCACCCTGGAAACTGTACTGGAAGACCCCAATGTGGACGGAGTAATCTACATGGTAACACCCCAATCAGTAACTGACCCGGAAGGAATTGCCAAAATAGCTGCAAACCATGCTAAAACTGCTGAAAAACCAATCTTGACCAGTTTCTTCGGAGGAACTCGTTTCGAAGGTGCTGAAAAACTCCTGGCAAAAGAGGAAGTTCCTAACTACCTGTATCCCAAACGGGCTGTAAAAAGCATGAAAAAACTTTATGATTACACAATCATCAGGGAACAGGAGTATCCAAAATCTCCTGAATTTGATGCTGATAAAAATTTGGTTCGAAACATAATTGAAAATGCACGGGAACAGGGTAAAAATACTCTGGGTCTGGAATCACTGGATATACTAAAGGCATATGGAATACCTACCGTAGGCACTGCCATGACATCCACTCTTGAAGAAACTGTGCAAGCAGCCGAAGAAATTGGATATCCTCTGGTTATGAAGATCATATCCCCTCAAATTTCACACAAGTCTGATGTAGGTGGAATCAAACTCAACCTCAACAATGCCCAAGAAGTAAGAGCAGCTTACCAAGATATGATGGAAAACATTCCAAAAATGGAACCTGAAGCAGTTTTAGAAGGTGTTCAGTTACAGAAGATGTTATCTGGAGGTACAGAAGTTATCATTGGAATGATACAGGATCCCACTTTTGGTTCCATGCTCATGTTTGGACTGGGTGGTATCTATGTGGAAGTCCTGGAAGATGTTGAATTTGCCATAGCCCCGGTAAATGAAAGTGAAGCCAAAACTATGATCAAAAAAATCAAAACCCACGAACTATTGGAAGGAACCAGAGGTGCCAAACCAAAGGATATCGATTCAATCGTTGATATAATACTGAGAATCTCACAAATGGTCACAGATTTCCCAGAGATCAACGAGTTTGAAATCAACCCATTGATGGTTTTTGATGAAGGTGACGGAGCATTAGCCGTTGATATGAGAGCAGTATTGAAAGAAGGAGAATCTGAGGACCTGTTACAGAGTTCTCCCCGATCATCGAGTATGGAATCAACTACTATGTAA